In Oreochromis niloticus isolate F11D_XX linkage group LG22, O_niloticus_UMD_NMBU, whole genome shotgun sequence, the sequence CACAAGAGGAATGACATCTGTTGAATAATGATGGAGATGTTGGAGTTGGTTTGCTTTTTTTCCTAATGATGGGTTTTCAATCTGTTCACGTAGAAAGAGAAAACTGCTCAGAGACCACGTAGCATGGATGAAGATATGGAAGAGGAGGGTAGTAACAGAGGTGACACCACAATGGTAAGTCTTTCTCCAAGGGTGttgtcttctcttctcttctttgcTTAGTGGATAAACCTTTTCTGACTATTATCCTCAGAGTGCAGAGGATGTCATCGCAGAGCAGGCCAAGAAGCCAGAGGATGACCTATATGCTAATCTCAccaaaaaggagaagaagaagaagaaaaaacaggtaATTACTCTCTATGCTGTTGTGTCAGAATTGTTAAGAGAACTGCCAAACCTATATAATTAATTGAATTCATGTATTTCAATTGCTTCCATGGTCACGGGTGTGTAAAATCAAGCATtgctgcttctacaaacatttgtgaagaaTGGttcgctctcaggagctcagtgaattccagcagGGTGACATGATAGGATACCatctgtgcaacaagtccagttgtgaaatttcctgcatactaaatattccacagtcaatctgagtggtattataacaaattGGAAGTGATCGGAAATGACAGCAACTCGGCCGCATAAAATGACAGAGCGGGGTCAGCAGATGCTGAAGGATATAGTGCGTAAACGtcaccaactttctgcagagtcgATCACTGCAGACCTCCAAACTTTGCTCAGAGATCAGCTCAAGAACAGGAAGCTTCATGGAATCAGTTTTCATGGCCACCacttggtgatgtaaggcttgtATATGCAGCATATacaagccttacatcaccaagtGAGTGGAATGGAGCAGTGGAGACATGTCCTCTGGACTGATGAATCAAGCTTCTTCATCTGGCAATCTGATGGATGAGTAAGAGGTTACCAGGAGAAcggtacttgtctgactgcatagagccaagtgtaaagtttggtggagaaGGGGTTATGTTGTGGGGTTATTTTTCAGGAGTTACTTCCAGTAAAAGGAACTCTCCATGTTTCAGTATACCGACATTTTAGACAAATTTATACTCTCAGCTCTGTTAGGTTTGGGGACGGCCCCTTCCTTTTCCAACATGAGAGCGCACCAGTGCACagggcaaggtccataaagacacggatgagtttggtgtggaagaactagACTGTCATTCACAGAGTTCTGacctagaatagaatagaattcaactttattgtcattgcacatgtcacaagtacaaggcaacAAAATGCACCTGGAAGAGCACCTTTAGGATGAATTAGAATGGAGACTGTGAACAAAGCCTTCAGCACTGTCTGACCTCATAAATGTtcttctggaagaatggtcaaaaattcccataaacattCCTAGACCTTGTGCAAAGCTTTCCCAGAAGAGCTGAAGTTGTTAAAGCTGTAAAGGCTAGTctaacatcatattaaacccaaTGGATGAAGAATGGAATGTGACTAAGTTCAAATGCATGTGAAGGCCTATATAGTGCAACTGCCTTTCAGAGTTAGAAGACTTCATCATCATTGTTTATGCTCAGTCAGTCTGAAATGAAATTATAAGAGCAACACTTGCAGAATCGTACACATTTTTGTAGGCACCATAGGATGCTATGGCATCACTGTGGGGTCACGGGTATAATCTCTGTGGATCTGATGTAATTAGCATATTTTGTGCCTTGCTGTTGTTctcatttgtgtgtttgtgcatccgTGTGTCCGCCTGTCCTTTCAGATGGAGTATGAGCGTCAGGTGGCCAGTGTCCGTGCTCAGAATGCACTGGAAGGAGATTTCTCCATTTCCCAGGCTGAGATGTCTTCCAGACAGGCCATGCTGGAGAACGCCTCGGATATCAAGGTTATTATAGTTTTCCTGATACTTGCAGTGTTCTACGACTACTGTCTGAAATTCTGTTCTGTAAAGTTctttgaaaaactaagtacaccccatgATTTATTAGCTTGTCTAAGCACCTTTCCTGAAAGCCCCTCCAAACAAGCCATTTGTCTTTTTCCTCATTGTGCTAtcatgaactttaatatttCACATGCTAACTCAGGCCTGTAAATTCCgctgggttcttttacatttctcGAAGCATTGCACGATCTGAACTTGGGGTGAATCTGCAAGAAagattgtgttaacacacaccagACCAACAAACAAAACTTCAGAACTGAACCTGTTTGTACAGGTGGTCCTTTTAATTCCGGTCAAAGTGGATTATCTTTACTTAggatgtacttagtttttcccagttctGCAATTAGCCTCCTTGAAAACTTTCATTTCATATGCCTGTGTACTGAAAAGGGTAAAAATTAACTAGGTATAGGAATTgctcatttatttttgttttcttcattttgcttttttaaatttctgaaTGACAGATTGTTTTCAGACTGTTCCTAAAGGATTCTTTCTGATCTCTGTCAGTGACAGTCTGCTTTGTGTATTTTAGCTGGAGAGGTTCAGCATATCTGCTCATGGCAAGGAGCTCTTCGTCAATGCTGACCTTCTGATTGTGGCAGGAAGAAGATATGGTTTAGTTGGACCAAATGGGTAAATATCTTTTTGTCATTAGTACTTTAGCAGTGTACAGCACAGACACTTTTCAGTACCAGTTTCAAACTTGCTCTGTCATTTCATAACTAACTTTTGGGAATTTGGCtatattaatgtacagtatttgGATGGAAGAGAAGAAAAGCAAATGGATGAAATTATATGAAGCCACTCAAATTGCACTATTGCACAgaatatcttattttatttagctATCTTATTTTTTTCAGATCACTTTGaatcttttcattttcagaatttttttcACATAGCTCTGCCTTGTGGGTGTGTTTTCAACCATGATAGTAACATTAGCTACTTTAGCTGCACAGTTTACAAACAGTAGGGATTTTTCTATTGTTGTGGTGGGGACAATGTCTATTAATCTTTCAGATGCGAAGACTCTCTCACTCTTACGGTCAACAAGAAACGTGGTTGTCTTGGCTGTATGATATTTTCACAATCACAATGAGAATACTGTGGTTACAGTCGCTCCAAGACAATAagaacagtaacagactgaactcaattaaataatacaatatatcacaaagttaaaaaatatatgaaatagcTCTGATATAAATATCCAGAATATAACAGAGATTAAATATACATGATTGACATTTTCCTCTTTTAGTGTTTGCAGAAGCAGCTCTAACGAACAAAAACCATTTGGCACACTGCTCATTTGGAATTTAAAATTGGTTGAGTGACTAATATCTGGTTTTGACATCTTAATAGGCTGCCTCTCTGAATGTCTTGTTTAGAGGGACATTTTCTGGATAATTAAAAAGCATTGTTTTAATCCCACTTTGTCTTGACATATGGCATCGAAATgaagattaaaaaatatttcctgaaaacccttttttatatataacatTTAATTTTACGATTTCACGATGCACCCACAGTGGGCAATACATTTAATCACCGtagattacttttaaaaaatgctatATTGAAGTTTGGTTGAGGATGTGGTGTAAAGTGCAGAGCAGCTACCGTCACAATGGTCACTTTGCTCGCTGCCGCAACCTCGTCTCACAGTCACTTATATTTATAACCGCCGTTAAGCCGCTGCAGTATTCTCCTGAACGATAGGTGTCGCCACTCAgacaatatcaccacataagcGCTGATGTAGAAAGAAAGAAGTGAAAACTATAAGCCAAGACTTTGAATGGGTTTGTTCCACAAACACTcaagtttttaaactgttccAACGTCTTCCTCTGTATACCTGCATGTCTCTGGGCTTCTATATTGGAATACCATTAAAATGGAGGGGCACAAAACTAAGAGGGGCACAATCGGCCAAAGTGCCACACAGTGTCGACACATGAGGGGCCATTGGTTGAGCACTTCACAAATTATATAGCTCCAACCACTAAGTACCTGCAAGTTTTACCCCAAGTGCAGCACCccgaggctgtacgctaagcagaAGAAAGGAGTCTGGGGACTGGTGAGCATCAggaccacagtccaggatgagacaacaaacatccatgaatacatcagTAAGATGGCCCCAACCGACCGCGTGCTAAGTGAATACCTcaagcagcagaaacccaagaaggaggaggaaccatcatggaaggacaggcccctgcacggtatgtaccaccagcagatagcggaggtggctgccatccagaaatcctaccagtggctggacaaggctggactgaaagacagcacagatggactaatcatggcagcacaggaagaagctctgagcacaagatccatagaggctggggtctatcacaccaggcaagaccccagctGCAGGCTgcgtaaagatgcccctgagacaatccagcacataacagcagggtgcaagatgctagcaggcagggcatacatggaacgccataaccaagtggccggcatagtatacaggaacatctgtgccgaatacGGCCTAGAAGTTCCGAAGTCAAAACACCCCCAGGGTGGTgaagaatgaccgagctaagatcctgtgggactttcagatacagacggacaaaatggtgatggatagccaaccggacatagtggtggtagacaagcGGAAGAAGACAGccatagtgatagatgtagtgataccgaatgacagcaacagggACCGCCTGCAGAGGCGAGAGgggaattttttaaatatatatgtgtgcttcaatgttttttgttttttttttacttggtgttcattttctctttcagaAAAGGAAAGACCACTCTACTGAAGCATATAGCTAATAGAGCTCTCAGTATTCCTCCTAACATTGATGTACTGCTGTGTGAACAGGGTAGGTGATAAGTCCCTCTTGTGCTCTGTCGTTTTTCTGCCGTGTGCCCTTTGTTATAACCCACTGACTCTGTGGAATGCTTTTGTTTGTTAGAGGTGGTAGCCGATGACACGCCAGCAGTTCAGGCGGTGCTAAAGGCGGACACCCGCCGCCTGAAGCTTCTCGAAGAGGAGAAACAGCTCCAAGCTCGTCTGGAAAAGGGAGAGGATAGTGTAGCCGAGAGGCTGGATAAGGTTGGTGTCCATGTGTACTACCAGACCTGATACAGTATACATCTTATTAACATAGTCCTGTTACCATATTTTACAAACTAACAAAGGCTGCTTAATTTATGGTGGCCATAAGTTAACCTTCAACTTTAAATGCATTAACAGTAAGTTAATACAGCACTGTCAGCAGAGACACCCTTGGGCATGCCAATGTATTTCAGTTCTTTCATTGCTGAGCCAAAGGCTAGGTAGAGATGTAACATTtgacatttatttgtttaaaattatttGAGATTGTGATATCAAATTCTTTAATATATCAGTTAAATAAATGAAGTCAAAATGGGGAAAACAGCCActgtaaaattaaaagagaTCCCCTTTGTAGCAACTGTGATATACAAAAAATACTGTCAGGTTAGAAATGAACTAACCAGCTTAAACAGAATTACTGGGAAAACCAACCAACAGTAAAATAATTCTTCACAATGTTCTGGCAGACGGTGCTTCCCTTAATTGTCGACAGCCTTCCCATTTAATAAGGGACACATATTAAGAGTCCTTTGGTGGCACACAGGTCAGTAAGGATCACCAATCTGATTATCTGACTTTTCTCTCCACAGGTCTATGAAGAGTTGAGGGCAATAGgtgctgcagcagctgaggCCAAGGCGAGAAGGATATTGGCTGGTCTGTCATTCACTCCTGAGATGCAGAACAGACCCACCAAGAGGTTTTCTGGAGGCTGGAGAATGAGAGTTTCCCTGGCCAGGTACGCTGTAGCAAACATCCTCACTGGAACTGGTGTTGCATAAACCTGTCTCAAACTTAACTTCTGTGCCCACAGAGCCCTGTTCATGGAACCCACTTTACTGATGTTGGATGAACCCACCAACCACTTGGACCTGAATGCCGTTATCTGGCTTAACAAGTACGAGTCATCTTTCTAACTAATAACAGATAATTTAAATGTAACAATTTTAAATTTGTGTATCCTCTTATTAGAGCACATGAAACATGTTAGCATACTTCTCACTGTGAAAGAGACTCAAGTCTCTAATTATGGTGTAGTTCCATTCAGTTTCCAACTTGTATCGTTGGAACCAGTGGTGTTGGAAAGAACTTCCTGTTCTTCTGTCCTTCCCTCGTTGTTCCCTTTTTCTTACTCCGATTTCAGCGAATTAATTGACATTtaaccattattattattattattattattgttgttattattattattgttattattattattgttgttattattatcgttattattattattgttgttattattatcattattattattattattattattattgcataATTTTGGACAAGTAGGTCTTATCTTAATTATTTCTTAACTCATTTAAATTTGGTTCATGTGAAAAATGAATTAAACAACATTGCCATGTTTgttgttaatttatttaaattgctgtacagaaaaaacacatttttctttcctaCAGTCTACAGCTTCCATCAGCTATGAAAGTAGCTTCAGTATTAGTAATGTGACTCATTTGTTATTATTGACTATTCTCTTTCCCACCTGCAGCTACCTTCAAGGCTGGAAGAAGACTCTCCTCATAGTTTCCCATGACCAGAGTTTTCTTGACGATGTGTGTACAGATATCGTCCACTTAGACAACCAGAAACTTTACTATTACAGAGGGAACTATTGTAAGTGACAATGTATCATCACTAGTCACTAATTACTTGCAGAGAGAGAAGTTTGTGCGAAACTATGTGATTTAGTTAAAGACATTAGAACAGCTTCACCTCAGTTCttcttcatatttttaagtGACCTTCAAGAAGATGTACGTGCAGAAGCAGAAAGAACTGCAGAAACAGTACGAGAAACAGGAGAAGAAACTCAAAGAGCTGAAGGCTGGTGGCAAGTCTACCAAACAGGCTGTGAGTATGGCTTTCTCTTCACTCAAACAAATTGAGCACCAAATAAATTAGTTACAAAAGTACAGTCTTTTCAACTAGGGAAAGaagaatttaaaatttaaacaaaatcCAACCGTTTAGGCTGTGTCAGGGGAACCAAGTTGTGGTGTTTTTAATTGGTActatgatcagctgatcattctGTCGCAGTTAATGCTGCTATAATATGCCTGCAAGGTCTAGACTCAGCAAAATACTAATCAATTTCCAGGTGACACTTTTATCCATCTATTGTAAGGCTAATTTCCCTGCTGACATCACTTATGTTGTTCCATTTCAGGAGAAACAGACTAAGGAGGCCCTGACCAGAAAGCAGCTAAAAGGCAAGAAGAAGGGAGGtcaggaggaggagagccaGGAGGCCACAGAGCTGCTGAAAAGACCCAAAGAGTACACCGTAAAGTTCACCTTCCCCAACCCACCTCCTCTGTCACCGCCCATACTGGGACTGCATAGTAAGAACATGCGCATATGCTCCAGGCATTCAGTCTATTCACTCTGATTCCCAGCTATACAGGAAATGTTTCAGGACAAGCGACATGTGAAACAGAGCTTACTGTGGTCTGGGCACCCATAAACCAAATCTTTGTAAACAAATTAGTAAGAGATGGGCAGGAAGTTAATGTAGAAATCTTCCTCACTGTTCCACTGCCATCTTgccatagtgtgtgtgtgtgtgtttttttttcctgtggttACAGTTCCACTGTGTAAACTAACTTtgaaaaaaacatggaaaacgTATTGTTCAATCCTATTGTTTGGCCTGGTATGGGTTGGTGTTGGTTCCTTTGAGTCTCTGTTACATTTGAAAAACTGGAATTTCTAACCTCATCATTAAGTGTTTTTATGCAGAAAAGAATTAAACAAGGTTTCTTCTTTAGCTCATCCATCCATATCATGAGGTATTGGTCTGTCCACAGTTTTCTGGTCCATCTGTGTATCCCAGGCAACAGTTGCTACTGCTCCCACCGTATTGGACATTCTTTAGTGAAACCACACAATGATCGCCTAATAAGTCTTTACCCAAACTGTGTAAACACTTCATTCGTATATATATCTATCCATGTTTTTATGGCCATGGTTACTGCTGACCATGTAGTCAGTACCTAAACTTCTGCAAGtgcttctttcatttttttcattaaaaaaattgagCTAAGCCAAAATAATACActtgaatgaaatgaaaaaggataaataaaaaaaatgttttgtcttttatttttagcattttCAAGGTTAGTTCATCTACTTACTTCACCAGTATAGTGAGTAGATGAAAGCACTCATGTCTTTATTTGTTACTCTTTCCTCTGACAGGTTACCTACTGTGATTTTGGTTCCATCCATGGGTCCTGTTAACATAAATGTTAACATAAAGCAGTTAACTAGTGTACTCTATGTGTGTTCagtaaatactttaaatgaTGCTATCTTTAGGACTGAAAAGCAATAATATAGAAGATTTCCTGTagcttgttttaatttcatCTTGTTGATGAAAACATTTGTGCCACCTGCAGGTGTAGACTTTGGCTACGAGGGTCAGAAGCTGCTGTTCAAAAATGTGGACTTTGGTATCGACATGGAATCGAGGAGTAAGTATTCCGCTTCATAAGAACACTTTCAGTAAGTAATCGGGTATTTTGGTAAACTTGAGAGTTTTAGCCTGTCGTCTACACATAAATGGCATTTAagataactgaaaataaagcttgaaaaaaccccaaaactttCAGATCAAAGACATTCAGATTTTGACTCGCGTCTTTCTGTTTTATCCAGATTGTATACCATGTTATTGCTTGTAGGCTTGTGATACACATTTCTATACAGTAAGGATTACATCACTACCTGTTACCTAGCATCTTCTAAACTAAATGTGGATGCACTAAAGGAGCTCACTGTGTTGTTGTGAAT encodes:
- the abcf1 gene encoding ATP-binding cassette sub-family F member 1; translation: MPKKVKEEAEWVDDEAAPASEKTVKKGKKDKKGKKSFFEELATDGKAEKVDVVPVKDMHGKQPQKKKKDRRKGKGDDADDENVMLTLSKLSVEASDEEHDSVTVSSKGSKKKGGNIFAALSQGQSDEDEDSDLDEDEKPAKKSGSDEEDVEEKPTKKTKKAEVKSKKEKTAQRPRSMDEDMEEEGSNRGDTTMSAEDVIAEQAKKPEDDLYANLTKKEKKKKKKQMEYERQVASVRAQNALEGDFSISQAEMSSRQAMLENASDIKLERFSISAHGKELFVNADLLIVAGRRYGLVGPNGKGKTTLLKHIANRALSIPPNIDVLLCEQEVVADDTPAVQAVLKADTRRLKLLEEEKQLQARLEKGEDSVAERLDKVYEELRAIGAAAAEAKARRILAGLSFTPEMQNRPTKRFSGGWRMRVSLARALFMEPTLLMLDEPTNHLDLNAVIWLNNYLQGWKKTLLIVSHDQSFLDDVCTDIVHLDNQKLYYYRGNYLTFKKMYVQKQKELQKQYEKQEKKLKELKAGGKSTKQAEKQTKEALTRKQLKGKKKGGQEEESQEATELLKRPKEYTVKFTFPNPPPLSPPILGLHSVDFGYEGQKLLFKNVDFGIDMESRICIVGPNGVGKSTLLLLLTGKLNPTKGEMRKNHRLKVGFFNQQYADQLNMEETATEYLMRNFNLPYQDGRKCLGRFGLESHAHTIQISKLSGGQKARVVFAELACRQPDVLILDEPTNNLDIESIDALSEAINEYKGAVIIVSHDARLITETQCQLWVVEDCTINQIDGDFDDYKREVLEALGETVVSKVNP